In [Leptolyngbya] sp. PCC 7376, a genomic segment contains:
- a CDS encoding LCP family protein: MPATNSSPSKQKKRKPTAIKNQRIQPKASRKGKKRKPKKKPLLLWHWVLIWCGLTGVSIASATAGALLAVSLSSTPLRQTPIAPEELTVFSQDEAIATQSLRLPELTRPVNIMLLGTKVLTSDVDDTDYPDLGYHALVNSFEGLSDTMLVLRFNPEDQRMSVLSIPRDTQANIEGYGVGKINHANSYGGAVLAAKSISNLLGGVELDRYIRVNVQGIEKLIDALGGVTVYVPKDMKYTDHSQHLYIDLKEGEQVLDGEKAMQFLRFRYDGYGDIGRVQRQQTLIRAVLEQALTPGNLVKLPKILSIVQSHIDTNLSVQELIALAGFASGVNRSDMQMVMLPGEFSGDGKNGNTSFWLPHHRRIGEVMAQHFEIGEISDDALTTDPNRVRIAIQDSTGDANAVRSMLEYLNSIGYNRVTIADDWSEPLQSTRIIAQGGDDLIAAEMRSTLGFGEIRVESTGVLSTDITIQLGEDWLIMSDTLETVPDETSFN, translated from the coding sequence GTGCCTGCAACAAACTCATCTCCCTCAAAACAAAAGAAGCGTAAACCGACGGCTATCAAAAATCAGCGCATTCAGCCAAAAGCGAGTCGCAAGGGTAAAAAGCGTAAGCCGAAGAAGAAGCCATTATTGCTTTGGCATTGGGTGCTGATTTGGTGTGGTTTGACGGGAGTTTCTATTGCTTCTGCAACGGCTGGTGCGCTGTTGGCAGTATCCCTTTCCTCTACACCTCTCCGCCAAACGCCGATTGCGCCAGAGGAATTAACGGTATTTTCCCAAGATGAGGCGATCGCCACCCAGAGTTTACGATTACCGGAACTCACTCGCCCCGTTAATATCATGTTGCTTGGGACAAAGGTTTTAACTTCTGATGTTGATGACACAGATTATCCTGATCTTGGTTACCATGCCCTCGTCAACTCCTTTGAAGGACTATCCGATACGATGTTGGTTTTGCGGTTTAACCCCGAAGATCAGCGGATGTCCGTCCTCTCCATCCCTCGGGATACCCAGGCCAATATTGAAGGCTATGGCGTCGGTAAAATTAACCATGCGAACTCCTATGGGGGAGCTGTCCTCGCCGCAAAAAGTATCAGTAATCTTCTCGGTGGTGTCGAGCTAGATCGCTATATTCGGGTGAATGTTCAAGGTATCGAAAAGCTGATTGATGCCCTTGGTGGCGTAACGGTTTATGTGCCGAAGGATATGAAGTATACCGACCATAGTCAGCACCTCTACATCGATCTCAAAGAAGGTGAGCAGGTTCTTGATGGTGAAAAAGCCATGCAGTTCCTACGATTCCGCTATGACGGCTATGGTGACATTGGCCGAGTTCAGCGCCAGCAAACCTTAATTCGAGCGGTTTTAGAACAAGCTTTAACCCCCGGCAATCTCGTTAAGTTGCCCAAAATTCTGTCCATTGTGCAATCTCACATCGATACCAACCTCAGTGTGCAGGAATTGATTGCTTTAGCTGGCTTTGCCTCTGGGGTAAATCGCAGCGACATGCAAATGGTGATGTTGCCCGGTGAATTTAGTGGCGATGGGAAAAATGGAAATACGAGTTTTTGGTTGCCGCACCACCGCCGTATTGGTGAAGTGATGGCGCAGCATTTTGAAATTGGTGAAATAAGTGATGATGCACTTACAACAGATCCAAATCGGGTCAGAATTGCGATTCAAGATAGTACTGGCGATGCAAATGCTGTCCGTTCGATGCTAGAATATCTCAACTCCATCGGCTATAACCGAGTCACAATCGCAGATGACTGGTCAGAGCCTTTGCAAAGTACGCGGATTATTGCTCAGGGCGGTGATGATTTAATTGCTGCAGAAATGCGCTCTACTCTGGGTTTTGGAGAAATACGCGTCGAAAGTACGGGTGTTCTTTCCACAGATATCACGATTCAGTTGGGTGAAGATTGGCTGATTATGTCGGATACCCTAGAGACCGTTCCGGACGAGACAAGTTTTAATTAA
- a CDS encoding pentapeptide repeat-containing protein has translation MGQDHRGAVHILKQGTLKWCQWRRENPAIAPDLSHQDLSYINLRGIDLTHCNMSQSRLSYARFIAGNLKEANLSMIQGDHLQLQETNLRHINLSNALLTQSNFSGADLQDAYCIGSDLRQCLLRNANLQEANLIGTNLRESDLFGANLTKANLNRSNLSETCLLETSLNEADLSGANLFEAEMSNGFFYKASFVGANLTRAHLHKGYLFGANLQAAILRQADLSWVIATYGNFAGADLAGTNFRGADLRYTNFVGANLQRANLRGCQLNFANLEQCNLIGANLDETQLGQVNLRRATMPNGLVRC, from the coding sequence ATGGGTCAAGATCATCGCGGCGCAGTACATATTCTCAAGCAAGGCACGCTCAAGTGGTGTCAATGGCGACGGGAAAATCCGGCGATCGCCCCTGACTTAAGTCATCAAGACTTGAGCTATATTAACCTGCGCGGAATTGATCTAACCCATTGCAATATGAGTCAATCCCGACTCAGCTATGCTCGTTTTATTGCCGGGAATCTCAAGGAAGCAAATCTGAGTATGATTCAGGGCGATCACTTGCAGCTTCAGGAGACAAACCTAAGACATATTAATCTCAGTAATGCGCTGCTGACTCAGAGCAATTTTAGTGGTGCAGATCTACAAGACGCCTATTGTATTGGCAGTGATTTGCGGCAATGTCTGCTTCGCAATGCCAATCTGCAAGAGGCAAACCTGATCGGCACAAATCTGCGTGAGAGTGATTTATTTGGCGCAAATCTGACGAAAGCTAATCTAAACCGCAGTAACCTCAGCGAAACTTGTTTGCTCGAAACGAGTTTAAATGAAGCAGATCTGAGCGGCGCGAATCTATTTGAAGCGGAGATGTCGAATGGATTTTTCTATAAAGCAAGTTTCGTTGGCGCAAATCTGACTCGCGCTCATCTCCACAAAGGCTATTTATTCGGCGCAAATTTACAGGCCGCAATTTTAAGACAGGCCGATCTTAGTTGGGTGATCGCCACCTATGGGAATTTTGCTGGAGCAGATTTAGCCGGCACTAATTTTCGGGGAGCTGATCTGCGCTATACCAATTTTGTCGGAGCAAATTTGCAGAGAGCGAATCTACGAGGTTGTCAGCTCAATTTTGCGAATTTAGAGCAATGTAATTTAATTGGTGCAAATCTCGACGAAACCCAGCTTGGTCAAGTGAATCTCCGTCGGGCCACGATGCCGAATGGTTTAGTACGTTGCTAG
- a CDS encoding microcompartments protein produces MGIELRSYVYIDSLQVQHASYIGTVALGFLPLPGDSSLWIEVSPGIEINRITDVALKSTSVRPGVQFVERLYGLLEIHSPRQGETKAAGQAILAALGVTQRDCLKPKVVSSQIIRNIDAHQAQLVNRNRRGQMLLAGQTLYVLEVQPAAYAALAANEAEKYAQINILQVTAVGSFGRVYLGGEERDILAGSRAALAALENVPGRVAVNLKKE; encoded by the coding sequence TTGGGCATAGAACTCCGTAGCTACGTCTACATCGACAGCCTGCAAGTCCAACACGCATCCTATATCGGAACCGTTGCCCTAGGTTTTTTACCCTTACCGGGAGATTCTTCACTCTGGATCGAGGTTTCCCCCGGCATCGAAATTAATCGCATCACCGACGTTGCCCTCAAATCAACTTCTGTTCGTCCAGGCGTTCAATTTGTTGAACGTTTATATGGCCTCCTCGAAATTCACTCACCTAGACAAGGGGAAACCAAAGCTGCTGGGCAAGCAATTCTAGCTGCCCTAGGTGTGACCCAGCGAGATTGTTTGAAGCCCAAAGTGGTATCGAGTCAGATTATTCGCAATATTGATGCTCACCAAGCACAGCTCGTTAACCGTAACCGCCGTGGACAAATGCTTCTGGCTGGACAGACCCTGTATGTCCTAGAAGTGCAACCTGCTGCCTATGCAGCGCTGGCGGCCAATGAAGCTGAAAAATATGCTCAAATCAATATTCTCCAAGTGACTGCCGTTGGTAGTTTTGGGCGTGTGTATCTTGGAGGAGAGGAACGTGATATTCTCGCAGGGTCGCGGGCGGCACTAGCGGCATTAGAGAATGTGCCAGGTCGTGTCGCTGTGAATTTGAAAAAAGAGTAA
- a CDS encoding LOG family protein: MSQKKVVGVMGAGGGATLENLTDAYELGQAIATNGWATLTGGRPAGVMEAASRGAKGANGLTVGVLPGGDRRQASEFVDIVICTDLGNARNNVNVLSSNAVVAVGMGMGTASEVALAIKNSRPVILLKPDAETIAFFCKFAPDQIEIATTIKQAIAFLEHHLT, translated from the coding sequence ATGTCACAGAAAAAAGTAGTTGGGGTAATGGGGGCGGGTGGTGGTGCGACACTAGAAAATCTGACTGATGCTTATGAACTGGGACAGGCGATCGCCACAAATGGCTGGGCGACATTAACCGGAGGGCGACCCGCAGGAGTAATGGAAGCAGCGAGTCGGGGTGCTAAAGGGGCAAATGGTTTAACGGTCGGAGTTTTGCCGGGAGGCGATCGCCGCCAAGCCTCAGAATTTGTCGATATCGTGATTTGTACCGATTTAGGCAATGCTCGAAATAATGTCAATGTGCTCAGTTCTAATGCTGTCGTTGCTGTGGGAATGGGCATGGGAACTGCCTCAGAGGTAGCCCTCGCTATTAAAAATTCTCGACCCGTTATTCTCCTCAAGCCTGATGCAGAGACCATTGCTTTTTTCTGTAAATTTGCCCCAGATCAAATCGAAATTGCGACCACAATTAAGCAGGCGATCGCCTTCCTTGAGCACCATTTGACATAA
- a CDS encoding IS5 family transposase (programmed frameshift), giving the protein MCLSYLTDLSDDQWYLIEPLLPEAKSGGRPRSTNLRDVLNAILYVLMGGIAWRLLPHDFPKWQTVYHYFRQWRDDGTWQQINHKLHQWERTTGHDRPHPQAGVVDSQSVDTATMMHQDVGIDGNKGVKGRKRHVMVDSLGITIAAVVTAANVSDNQGLRLLLERVQYLDLNLERLYLLYADGGYRDSNLVRWVMDSFGWILEIVLRSKEQKGFTPLPRRWVVERTFSWFYWCRRLSRDYECSTESAEAWIYIASIRLLLRRLA; this is encoded by the exons ATGTGTCTATCCTATCTAACAGACCTGAGTGACGACCAATGGTATCTGATTGAACCTCTATTGCCTGAGGCGAAGTCTGGAGGAAGACCTCGCTCTACAAATCTACGAGATGTTCTCAATGCCATACTTTACGTGCTTATGGGTGGCATTGCTTGGAGACTATTGCCCCATGACTTTCCCAAATGGCAAACGGTCTACCACTACTTTCGACAATGGCGTGATGATGGCACATGGCAGCAGATTAATCACAAATTACATCAGTGGGAGAGAACTACTGGTCATGACCGCCCTCATCCCCAAGCT GGAGTGGTGGATTCTCAGTCGGTGGATACCGCCACAATGATGCATCAGGATGTCGGTATTGATGGCAACAAAGGAGTCAAAGGTCGTAAACGTCATGTCATGGTTGATAGTCTAGGTATTACGATAGCTGCGGTGGTGACAGCGGCCAATGTTTCCGATAACCAAGGATTACGTTTGCTATTGGAGCGAGTGCAGTACTTGGACTTAAATCTAGAGCGTCTCTATCTGCTTTATGCTGACGGCGGCTATCGTGATTCTAATTTAGTGCGATGGGTCATGGATAGCTTTGGTTGGATATTGGAGATAGTCCTACGTTCTAAAGAACAAAAAGGGTTTACTCCTTTACCAAGACGATGGGTGGTAGAGAGAACCTTTAGCTGGTTTTATTGGTGTCGTCGTTTGAGTCGAGATTATGAATGTTCCACTGAGAGTGCAGAGGCATGGATTTATATAGCTTCTATCCGCTTACTTCTCCGACGTTTAGCCTAG
- a CDS encoding transposase family protein, giving the protein MKSPKKQRLYYSGKKKHHSLKAQIVIAWQWAQIICCDCEKGSTHDFKLLKKSRVHFQQGQLCLADAGYQGLHKRHQRSHTPHKKPKGAEQKQENQLLAAQRIIIEMVFRMLKRFRILSSRYRNRRRRWGLRGCLKSRSLG; this is encoded by the coding sequence TTGAAAAGCCCCAAAAAACAACGTCTTTACTACTCAGGGAAAAAGAAGCATCATTCCCTTAAAGCTCAAATAGTTATTGCTTGGCAGTGGGCACAGATTATCTGTTGTGACTGTGAGAAAGGTAGCACCCATGACTTCAAACTACTCAAAAAGAGTAGAGTGCATTTTCAGCAGGGACAACTCTGCCTTGCCGATGCCGGATATCAAGGTCTACACAAGCGGCATCAGCGGAGTCACACTCCTCACAAGAAGCCTAAAGGTGCGGAGCAGAAACAGGAGAATCAGCTCTTAGCAGCTCAAAGAATCATCATTGAGATGGTATTCAGAATGCTCAAAAGATTTCGTATATTATCCAGTCGATATCGTAACCGCCGTCGGAGATGGGGATTAAGAGGATGTTTGAAAAGTAGAAGTCTAGGCTAA
- a CDS encoding transposase family protein, with the protein MTSAPLPLREYRTYFPIAQSWGIHESTVCRMVQKTEESFK; encoded by the coding sequence ATTACTAGTGCACCACTACCTCTGAGGGAATATCGCACTTATTTTCCTATCGCTCAATCATGGGGCATTCATGAATCAACAGTTTGTCGCATGGTGCAAAAAACAGAGGAGAGTTTCAAGTAA
- a CDS encoding IS1 family transposase (programmed frameshift): protein MLTCPQCQSPSTIKYGHTHSGKQRYRCHECGRQFVEHPAHPPIATDTRQLIDRLLLERLSLAGITRATGVSLRWLQYYVNAKLETVPHELPVTPKKRGQLTIEMDELWSFVGSKGEKAWIWLALDRDTREVVGYAIGDRSQKTAKQLWDSLPPVYRQCALVYTDYWDAYGCVLPSKRHRVVGKETGQTNHIERFNNTLRQRTSRLVRQALSFSKKWENHIGAVVYFLRHYNLSLQL, encoded by the exons GTGCTCACTTGCCCTCAATGTCAGTCTCCCAGCACCATTAAATATGGTCACACCCATTCGGGAAAGCAGCGCTATCGTTGCCATGAATGTGGTCGCCAGTTTGTGGAACATCCTGCCCACCCTCCCATTGCAACTGACACTCGTCAATTGATTGACCGTCTCCTATTAGAACGTCTCTCTCTCGCTGGTATCACTCGTGCCACAGGGGTCTCTCTGCGCTGGCTACAGTACTATGTCAATGCCAAATTAGAGACTGTGCCTCACGAGTTACCTGTGACTC CAAAAAAAAGAGGGCAACTGACCATCGAAATGGATGAATTGTGGTCTTTTGTCGGTAGTAAAGGTGAGAAAGCATGGATTTGGCTGGCTCTTGACCGAGACACCCGAGAGGTGGTGGGATATGCCATCGGAGACCGTAGTCAAAAGACTGCGAAACAATTATGGGATTCTCTGCCTCCTGTGTATCGTCAGTGTGCGCTGGTCTACACCGATTATTGGGATGCCTATGGCTGTGTCTTACCGAGTAAACGTCATCGAGTTGTGGGCAAGGAGACTGGACAAACAAATCATATTGAGAGATTCAACAACACTCTACGTCAGAGAACGTCCCGCTTAGTCCGTCAGGCACTTTCCTTCTCGAAGAAGTGGGAAAACCACATTGGAGCAGTGGTCTATTTTCTCAGACACTATAATCTCTCTCTTCAGTTATGA
- a CDS encoding PTPA-CTERM sorting domain-containing protein has product MKLSGTQLIFSGLGAVTLSCGILMPAHALTLTTFTDQAEFEAIATGLSLETFNDATLSDSKNHTLSDFSISSNMTWSRIVEGSTAGTIDDSAFFRLQSRNPDTAATLNFTNTINSLGFDWKNTDNSVDVLELIVDGQVFEFGQPKQGGFFGVIATEGSFDSVQFSDTEGGGFLQYGSIDNIRYGQVDFSDDDPQAVPTPAALLPNLSLIGLNVLRRRRSQTESQSS; this is encoded by the coding sequence ATGAAACTTTCCGGCACACAGCTTATCTTCTCCGGTTTGGGTGCAGTCACCCTTAGCTGTGGCATCTTGATGCCTGCCCATGCCTTAACGTTGACAACATTCACTGACCAAGCTGAGTTTGAGGCGATCGCCACAGGACTAAGCCTCGAAACGTTTAATGACGCAACATTGAGTGACAGCAAAAATCATACCCTCTCAGATTTTTCGATTAGTTCCAATATGACTTGGAGCCGCATTGTCGAAGGGAGTACTGCTGGAACAATTGATGACTCGGCTTTTTTCAGATTGCAATCCCGTAACCCTGACACCGCTGCAACTCTAAACTTTACGAATACCATCAATTCCTTGGGTTTTGACTGGAAAAATACTGACAATTCGGTTGATGTTTTAGAGCTGATTGTTGATGGGCAAGTATTTGAATTTGGTCAACCCAAACAAGGGGGCTTTTTTGGGGTCATTGCCACTGAAGGAAGCTTTGACAGTGTGCAATTCTCTGATACTGAGGGTGGCGGCTTTTTGCAATACGGCAGCATCGATAATATCCGCTATGGCCAAGTCGATTTTTCTGATGATGACCCCCAGGCTGTACCAACGCCTGCTGCGCTTCTCCCTAATTTGTCGCTGATCGGCCTAAATGTTCTTCGTCGCCGTCGTTCCCAAACAGAATCCCAATCCTCGTAA
- a CDS encoding phospholipid carrier-dependent glycosyltransferase translates to MQQSEHPKKNQATWFEPFFLILLWCGINLGDRLWLSADQGMPGWDQANHLTGSLNYLAEIFQFSGWENFWQVSNKFPPLTYLLAVPFQLIFGKGSDQALMVNFLFSAVIIWTTYSIGKRLFNPVVGRWATAIALLMPRFVFYRLHFILDIALTSITVLCFACLTHWYFSEKRREQWLWIVWFGCCLGLALLTKQTCMFFLFVPLLWSAGTSIWRLQWERILQLLASALISFLFWGGWYRTNFIYLFGTYEASNLTPAANEGDPALNTIQAWIYYWMDLPRSVSWLLLIVPIVGLCLHWGKRFPRRKDVYELPEKESFIWLGVYFGGAYLMFSALYNKDPRYIMPYLPIVAIFLAYCLTQWRGRWHAIRWLTFLVAVVLAVGRLFPLPVLGKVMPPQYAVDTNNYPHAEVIESVIRKNRYLRSNIGVIPSSFWLNHNNINHFGALRKFQVYGRELGDRPEYVAQDKIGFDWLLTKTGDNANAKEPQLALAAELPQDPDFYVQNSWDLPDQTELTLYQRQQPLVNVAHFDGVTQPLQLDRVQVPEEAIAGQPIPITYSWSGNWRDLQNGIVLLTWSDGQQFWIHDHAIGFGMLYDGRLASAERNDRFSVIETTAMLAPADFPAGTYQLQALYLDPSTGQARPIDQRQVATAVTIQAAPADTTLTPLQLVELDWLSQERAIAPQLGVGIEGLDPLFAHVARLNQYDPEQDYLRQVEQSLKFRLSKAKVTDSPQIKDWYYAKILAHALQEDAPSTLATLEQLRDIDPDNPFIHAYIAFVHLYMFQPKQAEIAVQPALNASPDIPEFQAIAGISALLQGHLFKAWPILKPLL, encoded by the coding sequence TTGCAACAGTCTGAACATCCCAAGAAGAATCAAGCAACTTGGTTCGAGCCTTTTTTTCTGATTCTGCTGTGGTGTGGCATCAATCTTGGTGATCGCCTCTGGCTTAGTGCAGATCAAGGGATGCCGGGATGGGACCAAGCGAACCATTTGACGGGCAGTTTAAATTATTTGGCAGAGATTTTTCAGTTTTCGGGCTGGGAAAATTTCTGGCAGGTTTCGAATAAATTTCCGCCACTGACCTATCTTCTTGCGGTGCCGTTTCAGTTGATTTTCGGTAAAGGAAGCGACCAAGCACTAATGGTCAATTTCTTATTTAGCGCGGTCATCATTTGGACAACCTATAGCATCGGTAAACGTTTATTTAATCCTGTGGTGGGACGCTGGGCTACGGCGATCGCCCTACTGATGCCTCGGTTTGTGTTTTATCGCCTGCATTTCATCCTAGATATTGCCCTCACCAGCATCACAGTGTTGTGTTTTGCTTGTCTCACGCATTGGTACTTTTCAGAGAAGCGCCGTGAACAATGGTTATGGATAGTGTGGTTTGGGTGTTGTCTCGGGCTGGCTCTCCTCACGAAACAAACCTGCATGTTCTTTTTATTTGTGCCACTGTTATGGTCAGCTGGCACAAGCATTTGGCGGTTGCAATGGGAACGTATTTTGCAACTGCTTGCCAGTGCCTTGATCTCTTTCTTATTTTGGGGTGGCTGGTATCGCACCAATTTTATTTATCTCTTTGGCACCTACGAAGCTTCAAACCTTACCCCTGCCGCCAATGAAGGAGACCCGGCTTTAAATACGATTCAGGCGTGGATTTATTACTGGATGGATTTGCCGCGATCGGTGTCTTGGTTGCTACTGATTGTGCCGATTGTGGGGTTATGTCTGCATTGGGGCAAACGTTTTCCGCGGCGCAAAGATGTTTATGAGTTGCCGGAAAAGGAAAGTTTTATCTGGCTTGGGGTGTACTTTGGCGGCGCTTATCTGATGTTTTCTGCGCTTTACAACAAAGACCCGCGCTATATCATGCCCTATTTACCGATTGTTGCGATTTTTCTGGCCTATTGTCTAACTCAATGGCGAGGACGTTGGCATGCGATACGATGGCTTACCTTCCTCGTGGCGGTGGTGTTAGCAGTGGGTCGGCTATTTCCGTTGCCAGTACTGGGCAAGGTTATGCCGCCGCAATATGCAGTGGATACAAATAATTATCCCCATGCTGAGGTGATTGAAAGTGTCATTCGGAAAAATCGCTATCTACGCAGCAATATCGGTGTGATTCCGAGTTCATTTTGGTTGAATCACAATAATATTAATCATTTTGGTGCCTTACGGAAGTTTCAAGTGTATGGTCGAGAGCTTGGCGATCGCCCGGAATATGTGGCGCAGGACAAAATTGGCTTTGATTGGCTCCTCACGAAAACGGGAGACAATGCGAATGCAAAAGAACCTCAATTGGCTTTAGCAGCAGAGCTGCCCCAAGACCCAGATTTTTATGTGCAGAATAGTTGGGATTTACCAGACCAAACAGAATTAACACTTTACCAACGGCAGCAACCGCTTGTGAATGTCGCCCATTTTGATGGCGTGACCCAGCCGCTGCAATTGGATCGAGTGCAGGTGCCAGAGGAGGCGATCGCCGGACAGCCGATTCCGATTACCTATAGTTGGTCGGGGAACTGGCGCGATCTACAGAATGGCATTGTGCTTTTGACTTGGAGCGATGGTCAACAGTTTTGGATCCATGACCATGCCATTGGTTTTGGGATGCTCTACGATGGACGACTTGCTTCTGCAGAACGCAATGATCGCTTTAGCGTGATTGAAACAACAGCGATGTTGGCACCCGCAGATTTCCCGGCAGGAACCTATCAATTGCAAGCGCTTTATCTCGATCCGAGTACTGGCCAAGCGCGTCCCATCGACCAGAGACAGGTAGCGACAGCCGTCACGATCCAAGCTGCCCCTGCTGATACAACCCTCACGCCATTGCAATTAGTGGAGCTCGATTGGCTCTCTCAAGAGCGGGCGATCGCCCCTCAACTAGGCGTTGGTATTGAAGGCTTAGATCCGCTTTTTGCCCATGTTGCCCGCCTGAATCAATACGATCCAGAACAAGACTATCTCCGCCAAGTAGAGCAAAGTTTAAAGTTCCGGCTAAGCAAAGCAAAGGTGACAGATTCGCCCCAGATTAAAGATTGGTACTACGCCAAAATCCTTGCCCATGCTCTTCAGGAGGATGCGCCCAGCACCCTTGCCACTCTCGAACAACTGCGAGATATAGACCCTGATAACCCTTTTATCCATGCCTATATTGCTTTTGTTCACCTTTATATGTTTCAACCGAAACAAGCAGAAATCGCGGTGCAACCTGCTTTAAATGCATCGCCAGATATTCCTGAATTTCAGGCGATCGCCGGAATTTCAGCCTTACTACAAGGTCATCTCTTTAAAGCATGGCCCATTCTAAAACCTCTGCTTTAA
- a CDS encoding peroxiredoxin encodes MVVQVGQLAPDFTATAVFEEEFKTIKLSDYRGQYVVIFFYPLDFTFVCPTEVAAFSDRHSEFADLNAEILGVSVDSEFAHLAWIQTPRKDGGVGDLAFPLVSDLSKTISAEYGVLETEAGIALRGLFIIDSEGVVQHITVNNFSFGRSIDETLRILKAIQHVQTHSDEVCPVDWQEGDQTMIPEPKAAKAYFSTL; translated from the coding sequence ATGGTGGTACAAGTTGGACAACTCGCACCTGATTTCACTGCGACAGCGGTGTTCGAGGAAGAATTTAAAACAATTAAACTCTCTGACTATCGCGGCCAGTACGTTGTGATATTTTTCTATCCCCTTGATTTCACCTTTGTTTGTCCTACAGAAGTTGCCGCCTTTAGCGATCGCCATAGTGAATTTGCTGACCTAAATGCAGAGATTTTAGGCGTGTCCGTCGATAGTGAATTTGCCCACCTCGCTTGGATCCAAACCCCTCGCAAAGATGGCGGTGTTGGCGACTTAGCTTTTCCCCTAGTGTCCGATCTCAGCAAAACTATTAGTGCCGAGTATGGTGTTCTCGAAACAGAGGCAGGCATTGCCCTAAGAGGTCTATTTATCATTGATAGCGAAGGTGTCGTCCAACATATCACCGTTAACAATTTTTCATTTGGACGGAGTATCGATGAAACCCTGCGAATTTTAAAGGCTATTCAGCATGTTCAGACTCATAGTGATGAAGTTTGTCCCGTCGATTGGCAGGAAGGCGACCAAACGATGATCCCTGAACCCAAGGCTGCAAAAGCTTATTTCTCAACACTTTAA
- a CDS encoding SpoIIE family protein phosphatase: MSDSLPNDTVLSFGESHDDWEAIAGCELFQGVQPVLLKDLLQRCSIQSFPAGSTLTEPGQENHTLYILLGGHLMVYLAETEDAVLNPEMGFQIPVGECIGEMSIIENKPVSAYVVAATECRLLSIPESLFWDELMSWPEVVKSMLTGLSSRMRRLDKVAIKTLEERLRFEQIERDLKAAAQIQSNILPQEKPLLAQYHQVDVAASIEPAREVGGDFFDTFPIDEHTVGLAIGDVSGKGIPAALFMIRAVTILRASIARLNIQDENLASIFSAVNRQLCESNPNCLFVTIFLGTLDVRTGKLTYVHGGHNRPFLKRVNEGSAMIPIPDGMLLGIFAEAEYKLAELTLGKGDLLVMYTDGVTEARDRDGQFFMEERVTSILDQLPATISSTDIVSVLGNRVKNFTEQMPQSDDITIMTLRYKGEPPEVSTRD; encoded by the coding sequence ATGTCTGATTCCCTGCCTAATGATACTGTCCTCAGTTTTGGCGAATCCCATGATGACTGGGAGGCGATCGCTGGCTGTGAACTATTTCAAGGTGTCCAACCCGTCTTACTGAAAGATCTCTTGCAGAGATGTTCGATCCAATCTTTCCCCGCAGGATCCACTCTCACTGAGCCAGGACAGGAGAACCATACCCTATATATTTTGCTTGGCGGCCATTTGATGGTGTACCTCGCTGAGACTGAAGATGCTGTTTTAAACCCAGAGATGGGCTTTCAAATTCCTGTTGGTGAATGTATCGGCGAAATGTCGATTATCGAAAATAAACCTGTTTCAGCCTATGTTGTTGCTGCAACAGAATGTCGTTTGTTAAGCATCCCCGAAAGTTTATTTTGGGATGAACTAATGTCTTGGCCAGAGGTGGTCAAAAGTATGTTGACAGGCTTGTCTAGTCGGATGCGCCGTCTCGATAAAGTGGCGATTAAAACCCTTGAGGAGCGGCTGCGATTTGAGCAGATCGAACGAGATCTCAAAGCTGCTGCGCAAATTCAATCCAATATTTTGCCCCAAGAAAAACCCCTATTAGCTCAGTATCATCAGGTTGATGTGGCAGCAAGTATTGAACCTGCACGGGAAGTTGGTGGAGACTTTTTCGATACTTTTCCCATTGATGAACATACCGTCGGCTTAGCAATTGGTGATGTCTCGGGTAAAGGGATTCCGGCAGCTCTATTTATGATTCGTGCGGTCACCATTTTGCGGGCAAGTATTGCGCGGCTGAATATTCAAGATGAAAATCTCGCTTCTATTTTTTCGGCAGTTAATCGTCAATTATGTGAGAGCAATCCGAATTGTTTGTTTGTAACAATTTTTCTCGGCACTCTAGATGTGCGCACAGGCAAATTGACTTATGTGCATGGCGGCCATAATCGTCCTTTTCTGAAACGGGTGAACGAAGGTTCTGCTATGATTCCGATTCCTGATGGAATGTTGTTGGGGATTTTTGCGGAGGCAGAATATAAACTGGCGGAATTAACGTTGGGGAAAGGTGATTTGCTTGTGATGTATACCGATGGAGTTACAGAAGCGCGTGATCGCGATGGGCAATTCTTTATGGAAGAGCGAGTCACAAGTATCTTAGATCAGCTCCCCGCCACTATTTCATCCACTGATATCGTCAGTGTTCTGGGCAACCGAGTGAAAAATTTTACAGAGCAAATGCCGCAATCGGATGACATCACAATTATGACCTTGCGCTATAAGGGGGAGCCGCCAGAAGTTTCAACAAGAGATTAG